Proteins from a genomic interval of Xiphias gladius isolate SHS-SW01 ecotype Sanya breed wild chromosome 23, ASM1685928v1, whole genome shotgun sequence:
- the timm8a gene encoding mitochondrial import inner membrane translocase subunit Tim8 A — translation MDGQGATADPQLQQFIEIESQKQRFQQLVHQMTEVCWEKCMDKPGPKLDSRTEMCFVNCVERFIDTSQFILNRLEQTQKSRGSFSETMSD, via the exons ATGGACGGCCAGGGAGCGACAGCCGACCCCCAGCTTCAGCAGTTCATTGAGATCGAGTCTCAGAAACAAAGATTTCAGCAGCTGGTGCATCAGATGACGGAGGTTTGCTGG GAGAAATGTATGGATAAACCCGGGCCAAAGCTGGACTCCAGGACAGAAATGTGCTTCGTTAACTGTGTGGAGCGATTTATTGACACCAGCCAGTTCATCCTGAACAGACTAGAACAGACTCAGAAGAGCCGGGGCTCATTCTCTGAGACCATGTCAGACTAA
- the zgc:101583 gene encoding magnesium transporter NIPA2 isoform X2 codes for MTITVTSTPVFLFISHRSRGVCLPKGMAVVGRLNFNAVLSSYFLNERLNVHGKIGCLLCVLGSTVMVIHAPQEEEVASLSSMAEKLRDPGFIVFAVCVVGSSLVLIFAVAPRFGQKNVLVYILICSVIGSLSVSCVKGLGIGIKELFAGTAVLKEPLFWSLIICLVICVSVQISYLNKALDIFNTSIVTPIYYVFFTTSVMACSAILFKEWLSMSTDEIVGTISGFLTIILGIFLLHAFKDITFSWDSLPLYLRKDPQAFPFGHQPYVALPSHDSQAEDAMKLPREGSSKAVRGTHQRAL; via the exons ATGACTATTACTGTGACATCTActccagttttcctttttatatctCACAGGTCAAGGGGGGTATGCTTACCTAAAGGAATGGCTGTGGTGGGCAGGCTTAATTTCAA tgcTGTGCTCTCTTCTTACTTTCTGAATGAGAGGCTGAATGTGCATGGGAAGATTGGTTGTTTGCTCTGCGTCTTGGGCTCCACAGTGATGGTGATCCATGCCCCGCAGGAAGAGGAGGTTGCTTCCCTCTCTTCCATGGCAGAGAAGCTCAGAGACCCAG GTTTCATTGTGTTTGCTGTATGCGTTGTGGGAAGCAGCCTGGTTCTTATCTTTGCTGTGGCTCCACGGTTCGGACAGAAGAATGTGCTGGTCTACATCCTGATCTGCTCTGTGATTggctccctctctgtgtcttgtGTCAAGGGCCTGGGCATTGGCATTAAGGAGCTGTTTGCTGGGACAGCAGTGCTGAAGGAACCCCTCTTCTGGTCCTTAATCATCTGCCTGGTAATCTGTGTCAGCGTTCAAATCAGTTACCTGAACAAAGCCCTCGACATCTTTAACACCTCTATAGTCACGCCCATCTACTACGTCTTCTTCACCACGTCTGTCATGGCCTGCTCAGCTATCCTGTTTAAGGAATGGTTAAGTATGAGCACTGACGAAATAGTGGGAACGATTAGCGGGTTCCTCACCATCATTTTAGGGATTTTCCTCCTCCATGCCTTCAAGGACATTACATTTAGCTGGGATTCCCTCCCACTGTACCTGAGGAAGGATCCTCAGGCCTTTCCATTTGGCCACCAGCCTTATGTGGCTCTTCCCAGCCACGACAGCCAAGCAGAAGATGCGATGAAGCTGCCAAGAGAAGGAAGCTCAAAAGCGGTGCGGGGTACACACCAGAGAGCTCTTTAA